From a single Halodesulfovibrio marinisediminis DSM 17456 genomic region:
- a CDS encoding HAD-IA family hydrolase: MHTLVFDVYGTLVDTADVTALLEIKLGECAAFFASQWRNKQLEYSYRMGLMRRYEPFSQCMRYAFEYTCEEFRVCFTSEEKEALFLRHVALPAFEDAKIALPKFAFTDAECFVFSNGTADDVDAALSYAGLRSYVQDIVSVDSIKMYKPSRIAYRYLVEYITQFHSNSGTCLDENSSVLEKKRIVDLNVQDRQCLHYVESGLEDAEPEMQDDAFLTITPELHKIWLISSNPFDVIGAKVAGLQAAWIRRSASSVFDPWGIEPTITVENLNELYDVLRYRNAINPL, encoded by the coding sequence ATGCATACCCTTGTTTTTGATGTATATGGAACGCTTGTGGACACTGCGGATGTAACCGCATTGCTTGAGATAAAGTTGGGCGAATGTGCTGCTTTTTTTGCCAGCCAATGGCGAAATAAGCAGCTTGAGTATTCGTACCGGATGGGGCTTATGCGACGGTATGAACCGTTTTCGCAGTGTATGCGGTATGCCTTTGAATATACCTGCGAGGAGTTTCGCGTTTGCTTTACAAGTGAGGAAAAAGAAGCCCTTTTTCTCCGTCACGTAGCCTTACCTGCATTTGAGGACGCCAAGATTGCACTACCTAAATTCGCCTTTACCGATGCCGAATGTTTTGTATTTAGTAATGGTACAGCGGATGATGTCGATGCGGCTTTATCTTATGCAGGATTACGTTCATATGTGCAGGATATTGTGAGTGTGGATTCTATTAAGATGTATAAGCCGTCGCGCATTGCGTATAGATATCTTGTAGAATATATTACGCAATTTCATTCTAATAGTGGTACATGCTTGGATGAAAATTCATCCGTACTTGAGAAAAAACGGATAGTTGATCTGAATGTGCAGGATCGGCAGTGTCTGCACTACGTAGAATCTGGTCTTGAGGATGCTGAGCCTGAAATGCAAGACGATGCATTTTTAACTATTACACCGGAACTACACAAGATCTGGCTTATTTCTTCCAATCCGTTTGATGTGATTGGAGCAAAGGTAGCTGGTTTACAGGCGGCTTGGATTCGTCGTTCAGCCTCCAGTGTATTTGACCCATGGGGCATAGAGCCGACCATAACGGTTGAGAATCTGAATGAACTCTATGACGTGTTACGATATCGGAACGCAATTAATCCGTTATAG
- a CDS encoding PAS domain-containing protein yields the protein MLFLLLPLCATLPVYWYFYENTRLTDPLSEMEREWLGRLDRPLVLAVTPDTRPLEFVDAQGEYQGMVADYVHRVAEELNIEFEVVEPANMQELLWLAKQRRVDVIAAFAGNPASTDAMLFTNPYLELSTAILANRSGKEPLSLSVISEKKMGLALPKGYDVLSYVEKFYPDIHIQTTYNYLAALLHVSFNEIDATIISLPQASYFIEDKGITNLRVAGYTDYRLYYRMGVRSDMPILADIFQKALDNITPVERERILKRWVHLQQDYLSAFFSNRFIWYIIVSIVSFTLLAFVGIIFWNRTLRLRVNERTRELKRELKDRTRFLAALDQAEDGIFILDTDGILEYVNASLLNLTQYTEEEMLGRHISMLRAKQHPQEFFEELWKVLRSGGVWRGETVYVKKNGEEISAEVTATPVFDETGALINIVELIRDVTEQRKMEEHLKQSQKLEELGTLAGGIAHDFNNIIAAISGYAELALPSTEKGSRAHTNLERIQQVAERARAMVHQILVFSRRRKPEKVLVDVSAMVKEVLQLLRPSLPSTIEIKSKLADGCTVMADASQLHQVVMNLGTNAGYAMRTNGGILTISISSIQLLAGTARLMGLSRGRYVSLVVEDTGEGIPAHHVRRIFDPFFTTKPKGEGTGMGLSMVHGIITSMRGHISVESSEGVGTRFTVLIPYSKGEEEGEIPTAVPLTEGEGSIMLVDDEEDLVKVYSAALEDLGYDVRPYNDSAEALGAFRDNPYSIDLLITDQTMPKLTGDKLATAVHIIRPDLPIILCSGYSDAIDSIKEGQNGIRKVLLKPFELQDLGRAVQELLRRKL from the coding sequence GTGCTTTTTTTACTGCTGCCGTTGTGTGCAACTCTTCCGGTATATTGGTATTTTTATGAGAATACACGTCTTACAGATCCATTATCTGAAATGGAACGAGAATGGTTGGGAAGGCTGGATCGTCCATTAGTGTTGGCTGTCACGCCTGACACACGCCCGCTTGAGTTCGTTGATGCACAGGGTGAATATCAGGGAATGGTTGCAGATTACGTGCATCGTGTTGCGGAAGAATTGAATATAGAGTTTGAGGTTGTTGAGCCGGCTAACATGCAGGAATTACTTTGGCTTGCTAAGCAACGGAGAGTTGATGTTATTGCGGCATTTGCAGGGAATCCCGCAAGTACTGATGCTATGCTTTTTACAAATCCCTATCTTGAATTGTCTACAGCTATTCTGGCGAACAGGAGTGGTAAGGAGCCGCTCTCCTTATCTGTTATAAGTGAAAAGAAAATGGGGCTGGCACTGCCGAAGGGGTATGACGTTCTTTCTTATGTGGAAAAGTTTTATCCGGATATTCATATACAGACCACATACAACTATCTAGCCGCGCTACTGCATGTTTCATTCAATGAAATTGATGCAACTATCATTTCTCTACCTCAAGCAAGTTATTTTATTGAAGATAAAGGAATCACTAACCTGCGTGTAGCAGGATATACCGACTACCGCTTGTATTACCGTATGGGGGTGCGTTCAGACATGCCCATTCTTGCGGACATTTTTCAGAAAGCGCTGGATAACATTACACCGGTTGAGCGGGAACGTATTCTGAAGCGCTGGGTTCATTTGCAGCAGGATTACTTGTCGGCTTTCTTTTCTAACCGTTTTATCTGGTACATAATTGTTAGCATTGTTTCCTTTACGCTTCTTGCATTTGTGGGAATCATTTTTTGGAACAGAACCTTGCGGTTACGGGTTAATGAACGAACTAGAGAGTTAAAGCGTGAGCTTAAAGATAGAACTCGTTTTCTGGCAGCGCTTGATCAGGCTGAAGATGGTATCTTTATTTTAGATACAGATGGGATTTTGGAATATGTGAATGCCTCTCTGTTGAATCTAACGCAATATACAGAAGAGGAAATGCTGGGAAGACATATCTCTATGCTGCGAGCGAAACAACATCCGCAGGAATTTTTTGAAGAGTTATGGAAAGTGTTGCGCAGCGGTGGAGTGTGGCGTGGTGAGACCGTTTATGTGAAGAAGAACGGTGAAGAGATTTCTGCCGAAGTTACTGCGACTCCGGTATTTGATGAAACAGGTGCGCTAATAAATATTGTCGAGTTGATTCGTGATGTTACCGAGCAACGCAAGATGGAAGAACATCTTAAGCAAAGCCAGAAGCTTGAAGAGCTAGGAACGCTTGCTGGTGGTATTGCTCATGATTTCAATAACATTATTGCCGCGATTTCAGGGTATGCTGAGCTTGCTTTGCCATCCACCGAAAAAGGAAGTCGTGCTCACACAAATTTGGAACGCATCCAGCAAGTGGCAGAGCGTGCACGGGCAATGGTGCATCAAATTCTTGTTTTTTCCCGTCGTAGAAAACCAGAGAAGGTACTTGTAGATGTCTCGGCAATGGTGAAGGAAGTCTTACAGCTCCTTCGTCCCTCCCTTCCTTCTACTATTGAGATAAAAAGTAAGCTTGCCGATGGCTGTACGGTTATGGCGGATGCCAGCCAATTGCATCAGGTCGTGATGAACCTTGGAACAAACGCTGGATATGCCATGCGTACCAACGGGGGAATCCTGACTATTTCAATATCCAGCATACAGCTGCTTGCCGGAACAGCCCGGCTTATGGGGTTGTCGAGGGGGAGGTATGTTTCTCTAGTTGTTGAGGATACAGGTGAGGGCATTCCTGCGCATCATGTTCGACGTATTTTTGATCCGTTTTTCACTACAAAGCCGAAAGGTGAAGGGACTGGTATGGGCCTTTCCATGGTGCATGGCATCATTACCAGTATGCGTGGTCATATTTCTGTTGAAAGTAGTGAAGGGGTAGGAACTCGTTTTACTGTCCTTATTCCGTACAGCAAAGGTGAGGAAGAAGGAGAAATACCTACAGCCGTGCCTCTCACGGAAGGTGAAGGAAGTATAATGTTAGTGGATGATGAAGAAGACCTTGTGAAGGTGTATTCAGCAGCATTGGAAGATTTGGGATACGATGTCAGGCCATATAATGATTCAGCTGAAGCCCTCGGTGCGTTTCGGGATAATCCGTATTCGATTGACTTACTGATAACTGATCAAACCATGCCGAAACTGACTGGGGATAAACTGGCGACCGCTGTTCATATAATACGTCCTGATCTTCCAATAATCCTATGTTCTGGATACTCCGATGCAATTGATTCTATTAAAGAAGGTCAGAACGGTATTCGAAAGGTATTACTTAAGCCTTTTGAGCTACAAGATTTGGGAAGAGCGGTGCAGGAATTACTGCGACGTAAGCTGTAA
- a CDS encoding sigma-54-dependent transcriptional regulator has protein sequence MFRILIIDDDPNISNIISQLAEDSGFESSIASNLTDGIATLEKKSFDLVFLDVRLPDGSGISALPRIRSSKGQPDVIIITGAGDPDGAELAIQNGAWDYIEKGSSLKQITFSMERALKFRERNKEWSERIIKRDSLIGDSPALQSVLENISVAATGDASVLITGETGTGKEVVARTVHENSSRAEGPFVVLDCASIPENLVEGELFGHIKGSFTGATTTQKGVIEQADGGTLFLDEVGELPLPTQSAFLRVLQEKRYRPIGSTSEKTSNFRLVAATNRNLEKMCEEGTFRTDLYYRLKSCSMEIPPLRNRLEDVPALTKFHTKRLCAKYSTSTKRLSKELITTLMHYEWPGNVRELVQTLERIIMRAKGESTLYPEHLPVDIRARAAGKMLRPIGEETPLAEQNDSSILTPVPAEALSSLFSGEFPSFKLFRTTCIAQIEKVYLENLIRQANGSIKEACKLSGLSRTRLYVLMKEHDISR, from the coding sequence ATGTTTCGTATTTTAATTATTGACGATGACCCAAACATTTCCAACATCATATCCCAACTGGCGGAAGACAGCGGGTTTGAGTCCTCCATTGCCAGCAATTTAACTGATGGTATTGCCACGCTGGAAAAGAAATCATTCGACCTGGTGTTTCTTGATGTACGCCTTCCGGACGGAAGCGGAATAAGTGCCTTACCACGCATTCGCTCTTCAAAAGGACAACCAGACGTTATCATCATCACCGGTGCAGGCGACCCTGACGGAGCAGAACTGGCAATTCAAAACGGCGCATGGGACTACATAGAGAAGGGAAGCAGCTTAAAACAAATTACTTTTTCAATGGAACGAGCCCTCAAATTCAGAGAGAGAAACAAGGAGTGGTCTGAGCGCATCATTAAAAGGGATTCACTTATAGGTGACAGCCCCGCTCTGCAGTCTGTTTTGGAAAACATTTCCGTTGCAGCCACTGGTGATGCAAGTGTTTTGATTACAGGTGAAACAGGTACAGGGAAGGAAGTTGTTGCACGCACCGTTCATGAAAACAGCAGCCGTGCAGAGGGCCCTTTTGTGGTGCTGGACTGTGCCTCCATTCCAGAAAACCTTGTGGAAGGTGAACTCTTCGGACACATCAAAGGTTCATTCACCGGAGCCACTACCACCCAGAAAGGGGTTATCGAACAAGCTGACGGCGGCACTCTCTTTCTAGATGAGGTTGGCGAACTCCCGCTTCCTACCCAATCCGCATTCCTGCGCGTATTACAAGAAAAACGCTACCGTCCGATCGGTTCCACATCTGAAAAGACAAGCAACTTCCGCCTTGTTGCTGCAACAAACCGGAATCTTGAAAAAATGTGCGAAGAAGGCACGTTTAGAACCGACTTATACTACCGACTAAAATCCTGTTCCATGGAAATACCTCCCCTTCGAAATCGTCTTGAGGACGTTCCCGCTCTTACAAAATTCCACACAAAACGTCTTTGTGCCAAATACAGCACATCCACCAAAAGACTTTCAAAAGAACTTATCACGACACTTATGCATTATGAGTGGCCAGGCAACGTACGAGAACTAGTGCAAACACTTGAACGCATCATCATGCGTGCAAAAGGCGAGTCAACACTCTATCCGGAACATCTGCCTGTGGACATCCGTGCACGTGCCGCAGGTAAGATGCTGCGCCCTATTGGGGAAGAAACTCCGCTTGCAGAACAAAATGATTCCAGCATTCTTACACCAGTCCCTGCGGAGGCTCTCTCATCACTCTTCAGTGGAGAATTCCCTTCTTTCAAGTTATTCCGCACAACCTGCATTGCTCAAATTGAAAAGGTTTATCTCGAGAACCTTATCCGACAAGCTAACGGTTCTATTAAGGAAGCCTGTAAACTTTCTGGTCTGTCACGTACCCGTTTATATGTTCTCATGAAAGAGCATGACATCTCCAGATAA
- the dctP gene encoding TRAP transporter substrate-binding protein DctP, with translation MKRFAALMLCFAAALGLTACSGGEEQPASKKDEKVVLKLATQHPIEHMAQKSAERIKARIEKETNGRIEIKIYPANQLGDASQLYEEVIRGSIDIAHITVPDQFDARLGVGFLPYIARDYEQARKVYDKNAFLPKEMAKMHDALGVKFLGYYGEGFIGVGTVKPLENANEPGKEKGFMIRVPGLDVFKFGAEELGFRTSSLPYTDVYSALQTGVVDGWLGGPPNLNYLGFRDVIKYYYQYNVNFESTQYVMNKKTFEGMSAEDQKIVESAFSDESQNSFLMAESEDEMYRKKLAEAGIEVIMFTTQELEQMADYVRAKAWPRLEQNLTPELLNGIKASYNE, from the coding sequence ATGAAACGTTTTGCAGCACTTATGCTATGTTTTGCAGCTGCCCTTGGTCTTACCGCATGTTCCGGCGGCGAAGAGCAACCAGCAAGCAAGAAAGACGAAAAAGTTGTTCTCAAACTCGCAACCCAGCATCCAATTGAGCATATGGCTCAAAAATCTGCTGAACGCATTAAAGCTCGCATTGAAAAAGAAACAAACGGCCGCATCGAAATTAAAATTTACCCAGCTAACCAGCTTGGTGATGCTAGCCAGTTGTATGAAGAAGTTATCCGCGGTTCTATCGACATCGCGCACATCACCGTACCGGACCAGTTTGACGCTCGTCTCGGTGTTGGCTTCCTTCCATATATTGCACGTGACTACGAACAGGCTCGTAAGGTTTACGATAAAAACGCCTTCCTTCCAAAAGAAATGGCAAAAATGCACGACGCTCTTGGCGTTAAATTCCTCGGCTACTACGGTGAAGGTTTCATCGGCGTAGGTACTGTTAAGCCGCTTGAAAACGCTAACGAACCTGGCAAAGAAAAAGGCTTCATGATCCGTGTACCAGGTCTTGATGTATTTAAATTCGGCGCAGAAGAACTCGGCTTCCGTACTTCTTCCCTACCTTACACAGATGTTTACTCCGCATTGCAGACCGGTGTTGTTGACGGTTGGCTCGGTGGTCCTCCAAACCTGAACTACCTCGGCTTCCGCGACGTAATTAAGTACTACTACCAGTACAACGTTAACTTCGAGTCTACCCAGTACGTAATGAACAAGAAGACTTTCGAAGGCATGTCTGCTGAAGATCAGAAAATTGTTGAATCCGCATTCAGCGACGAGTCCCAGAACTCCTTCCTCATGGCTGAAAGCGAAGACGAAATGTACCGTAAAAAGCTTGCTGAAGCAGGCATTGAAGTAATTATGTTTACCACTCAGGAACTCGAACAGATGGCAGACTATGTACGTGCAAAAGCATGGCCTCGCCTTGAACAAAACCTCACTCCTGAGCTGCTCAACGGTATTAAAGCCTCTTACAACGAATAA
- a CDS encoding TRAP transporter small permease — protein MTKSLLNALSIPWIGLGLFQKFVMASTSIIIVAMICYTIVIRYVFGSDFYGSEELISMLAFWLYFMGAAQGSREKSQISADLLSCYIRNDFIRGAVLLLKDAITCGICLLFTYWALQFVAWAFVMHPKSPVFRLPMLIPQSAVGLGFVLMSLYHVVYFVQDLIAFIKGERFGCTGDF, from the coding sequence ATGACTAAATCACTGCTAAATGCTCTTAGCATTCCATGGATTGGGCTTGGCCTTTTCCAAAAATTCGTAATGGCAAGCACCAGCATCATTATTGTTGCTATGATCTGCTATACCATTGTGATCCGCTATGTCTTCGGCTCTGACTTTTACGGTTCAGAAGAACTTATCTCTATGCTTGCCTTCTGGCTCTATTTTATGGGTGCCGCACAGGGAAGCCGTGAAAAAAGCCAAATTTCAGCAGACCTGCTCTCCTGCTACATTAGAAATGATTTTATAAGAGGCGCTGTTCTTCTTTTAAAAGATGCCATTACCTGTGGTATCTGCCTTCTCTTTACCTACTGGGCGCTGCAATTTGTTGCATGGGCTTTTGTCATGCATCCAAAGTCCCCTGTATTCCGTCTGCCAATGCTTATTCCACAATCCGCAGTCGGTCTGGGCTTTGTTCTCATGTCTTTGTACCACGTAGTATACTTTGTACAGGACCTTATCGCTTTCATTAAAGGCGAAAGATTCGGCTGCACGGGGGATTTTTAA
- a CDS encoding TRAP transporter large permease has protein sequence MSITIAIAIGILVFTLFIGVPIPFAFFSSAAFLIFQGGYDPSFLLPYGFAKMNSVVLLTIPLFIMAGGVMDKGGIGDKLIDVVDVIAGRIRGGLGVVCVITCAIFGAVSGSSSATVSCIGSIMMPKLKRAGYPTGHAAALLASSGVLGILIPPSMLMILYAWMGNQSVLACFLAAFVPGVILTTLLSLVNLYLLRNNKNIQVADHGDLATTGKLFIKKGAKASPALMMPVIILGGIYGGIMTPTEAAAAAVLYAIPVALFVYRGLKARDLMKTLIESATTTGVIMAMTFAVMILSRLYIMEDLPTQVMDVLTSVSENKYVILMMINVFMLIMGMLMDDVSGVLLGTPLLLPLVTQLGVDPIHFAAIMGVNLGMGNVTPPTAPLLYLSGRISGARVNTMLKPTIILILFAWLPTLLITTYIPEVSLWLVNLAMN, from the coding sequence ATGTCTATAACTATCGCAATTGCAATCGGTATTCTGGTATTCACACTGTTCATTGGTGTACCAATTCCGTTTGCGTTCTTCAGCTCTGCTGCGTTCTTAATTTTTCAGGGTGGCTACGATCCTAGCTTCCTACTGCCATACGGCTTTGCTAAAATGAACTCTGTTGTTCTTCTCACTATTCCGCTCTTCATTATGGCGGGTGGTGTAATGGACAAAGGGGGCATCGGTGACAAACTAATCGATGTTGTTGACGTTATTGCCGGTCGCATCCGCGGTGGGCTTGGCGTAGTATGTGTTATTACATGTGCTATCTTCGGTGCAGTATCCGGTTCTTCTTCCGCAACCGTATCCTGTATCGGTTCCATCATGATGCCTAAGCTCAAACGTGCAGGCTACCCTACCGGACATGCTGCGGCGCTCCTCGCAAGCTCCGGCGTACTTGGTATCCTTATCCCACCATCTATGCTTATGATTCTCTATGCATGGATGGGTAACCAGTCCGTACTTGCTTGCTTCCTCGCAGCATTTGTTCCGGGTGTTATCCTTACAACCTTGCTCAGCCTTGTTAACCTGTACTTGCTGCGCAACAACAAAAACATTCAAGTTGCTGACCACGGCGACCTTGCCACTACCGGCAAACTTTTTATTAAAAAAGGTGCAAAAGCATCTCCTGCTCTTATGATGCCTGTAATTATCCTCGGCGGTATTTACGGCGGTATCATGACCCCTACAGAAGCAGCTGCTGCTGCGGTTCTGTACGCGATTCCAGTTGCACTCTTCGTATACCGTGGCCTTAAAGCTCGTGACCTGATGAAGACTCTCATTGAGTCCGCAACTACTACAGGTGTTATTATGGCTATGACCTTCGCGGTTATGATCCTTTCCCGCCTGTACATTATGGAAGATCTTCCAACTCAGGTAATGGATGTTTTAACTTCCGTATCCGAAAACAAGTATGTCATCCTTATGATGATCAACGTATTCATGCTCATCATGGGTATGCTTATGGACGACGTTTCCGGTGTACTTCTGGGCACACCGCTATTGCTGCCACTAGTAACACAACTTGGTGTTGATCCTATTCACTTTGCAGCTATCATGGGTGTTAACCTCGGTATGGGTAACGTTACCCCGCCAACTGCGCCACTGCTCTACCTTTCCGGTCGAATCTCCGGTGCACGTGTAAACACCATGCTCAAACCGACCATCATTCTCATTCTTTTTGCATGGCTGCCAACACTGCTTATTACAACTTATATTCCTGAAGTATCCCTCTGGCTCGTTAATCTGGCCATGAATTAA
- a CDS encoding L-serine ammonia-lyase, which produces MQSIKELYRIGLGPSSSHTMGPKFAAERFLAAHPNAASYRVHLFESMGATGKGHLTDWAILQVLGEERTEIVWRPDDKLPDHPNGMIFEALDTDGNVTADYTVYSVGGGALRESGKEDEATEAVYDLTTMADIMKYCSDKGLTYWEYVEQREGKDIWDFLKEIWKVMSSAIENGLTNQGVLPGSIGLRRQAWNYYKKSKLAGKELQHTGLVTAYALAVSEENAGGGTIVTAPTCGSCGIVPAVLRYIKEKHDSTEKDILRALATAGLFGNVIKHNGSISGAEVGCQGEVGSACSMAAAAATQLLGGSIKQIEYAAEMGLEHHLGLTCDPVDGLVQIPCIERNACAATRALSLAEMTLFSDGTHHIPFDEVVAVMTQTGHDLPSLYRETSTGGLAVAYADRKSSPCKDCPGCS; this is translated from the coding sequence ATGCAGAGCATAAAAGAACTCTACCGAATTGGTCTTGGTCCTTCCTCATCACACACAATGGGACCAAAGTTTGCCGCAGAGCGTTTTCTCGCTGCACATCCCAATGCTGCAAGCTACCGAGTCCACCTGTTTGAAAGCATGGGTGCCACAGGTAAAGGGCACCTTACAGACTGGGCAATCCTTCAGGTTCTCGGTGAGGAACGGACAGAGATCGTATGGCGTCCGGACGACAAACTTCCAGACCATCCGAACGGAATGATCTTTGAAGCTCTGGATACAGACGGTAATGTAACAGCAGACTACACCGTCTACTCTGTAGGTGGTGGAGCGTTACGCGAATCAGGAAAAGAAGATGAAGCCACGGAAGCAGTTTATGACCTAACCACCATGGCTGACATCATGAAGTATTGTTCTGACAAGGGTCTTACATACTGGGAATACGTTGAGCAACGAGAAGGGAAAGACATCTGGGATTTCCTGAAAGAAATCTGGAAAGTCATGTCCTCTGCTATTGAAAATGGGCTCACCAATCAGGGCGTACTCCCTGGTTCCATCGGACTACGACGTCAAGCATGGAACTACTATAAGAAAAGCAAACTTGCCGGAAAAGAACTCCAGCATACAGGGCTTGTAACAGCATATGCGCTTGCTGTGTCTGAAGAAAACGCCGGTGGTGGAACAATTGTTACAGCACCGACATGTGGCTCCTGCGGCATTGTACCAGCAGTCCTGCGCTACATTAAGGAAAAGCATGATTCAACAGAAAAAGACATCCTGCGTGCACTTGCAACAGCTGGCCTTTTTGGCAACGTCATCAAGCACAACGGCTCCATTTCCGGTGCCGAGGTTGGCTGTCAGGGCGAAGTAGGTTCAGCCTGTTCCATGGCGGCAGCAGCTGCTACACAGCTACTGGGTGGCTCAATCAAGCAAATTGAGTACGCTGCTGAAATGGGGCTTGAACATCACCTCGGTCTGACCTGCGACCCTGTTGACGGACTGGTTCAGATTCCTTGCATTGAACGTAACGCATGCGCTGCAACACGTGCTCTTTCTCTCGCGGAAATGACGCTCTTCTCAGACGGTACCCATCATATTCCGTTTGATGAAGTGGTGGCAGTCATGACCCAAACAGGCCATGACCTCCCAAGCCTCTACCGCGAAACATCTACAGGAGGTCTTGCCGTAGCTTACGCAGACAGAAAGTCATCACCGTGCAAAGACTGCCCAGGCTGCAGTTAG
- a CDS encoding carbonic anhydrase codes for MRDRTPESALKALQEGNQRFVANESGHPRSSYEQTIMAKALDQTYHAIATFVACSDSRMPVERIFDVGIMDAFVVRTAGNVIGVDQAGSIEYGVGVVATPLLVFLGHTKCGAVQTTIDKLYGKADELTPSINAIIAKIRPAVLNVLNREEDLNGQSVLDASVEQNIWQGLHDLFMKSKLVRDKYANGGVKIIGGMYDVETGVVRWLDEKNVSNVYASVQLELENE; via the coding sequence ATGCGCGATAGAACTCCAGAAAGCGCGCTCAAGGCCTTGCAAGAGGGGAATCAGCGATTCGTTGCAAACGAATCGGGACACCCACGCTCGAGCTATGAGCAGACAATTATGGCAAAGGCGCTCGATCAGACCTACCATGCAATTGCGACTTTTGTTGCCTGTTCAGACTCCCGTATGCCTGTTGAACGTATATTTGATGTCGGAATAATGGATGCTTTTGTTGTCCGTACTGCCGGTAACGTCATCGGTGTCGATCAAGCAGGTTCAATAGAATATGGCGTAGGAGTCGTAGCGACTCCACTGTTGGTATTCCTTGGGCATACGAAATGTGGTGCAGTGCAAACAACAATTGATAAGTTGTATGGAAAAGCTGATGAGCTAACCCCTAGTATTAACGCAATAATTGCAAAAATCAGACCTGCTGTTCTGAACGTTCTTAATAGAGAAGAAGACTTGAATGGTCAGAGTGTCCTTGATGCTTCTGTTGAGCAGAACATCTGGCAGGGACTGCATGATTTGTTTATGAAAAGTAAGCTCGTCCGTGATAAGTACGCCAACGGTGGTGTAAAAATCATTGGTGGAATGTATGACGTGGAGACAGGTGTTGTGCGTTGGCTTGATGAAAAGAATGTCTCCAATGTGTATGCCAGTGTCCAGCTTGAATTAGAAAACGAATAA